One stretch of Cyanobacterium stanieri LEGE 03274 DNA includes these proteins:
- a CDS encoding Gfo/Idh/MocA family protein has product MINIAILGAGRWGSHFVKIFLNHRNVNLMAICDSSPERLYFIKEKYQVSNSVDLLTDWQTISNIKDLDAVIITTPASSHYVLIKHFLTQGYHILAEKPITIKSNEAKELTELANENNLILFVDHTYLFNPLIEQLSRKIQTEDIGNLKYGYASRTHADAIRGDVNVIWDLAIHDISIFNYVLREKPFQVCAQGQNFLSHDSIDVAWLKLFYPSGFVATIHVSWLNADKQRKLTLVGEKGSFVFDEMMPQSPLTLHRANIHQDMSPMIVDGYATENVDFTPFNTLQLMGDRFLSTIKTNHQPTISTGEFATELIQILEAMDISLENNSAMVSVNYG; this is encoded by the coding sequence ATGATTAATATTGCTATTTTGGGGGCAGGACGTTGGGGTAGTCATTTTGTTAAAATTTTTCTTAATCATAGGAATGTTAATTTAATGGCTATTTGCGATAGTAGCCCAGAAAGATTATATTTTATCAAAGAAAAATATCAAGTTTCTAACTCAGTTGATTTACTAACAGATTGGCAAACAATAAGTAATATAAAAGATTTAGATGCAGTTATTATAACTACTCCAGCTAGTTCTCATTATGTTTTGATTAAACATTTTCTTACTCAAGGTTATCATATTTTAGCAGAAAAACCTATAACAATTAAGTCTAATGAAGCTAAAGAATTAACAGAGTTAGCTAATGAAAATAACCTAATTTTATTTGTTGATCATACTTATTTATTTAACCCTTTAATTGAACAATTAAGTCGCAAAATTCAAACGGAAGATATAGGAAATTTAAAATACGGCTACGCTTCGCGCACCCACGCTGATGCTATTCGAGGGGATGTCAACGTAATTTGGGATTTAGCCATCCATGATATTTCTATTTTTAATTATGTTTTGAGGGAAAAACCTTTTCAAGTTTGCGCCCAAGGACAAAATTTTCTCTCCCATGACTCCATAGACGTGGCTTGGTTAAAGTTATTTTATCCTTCTGGTTTTGTGGCGACGATTCATGTTAGTTGGTTAAATGCTGATAAACAAAGAAAGTTAACCTTAGTGGGGGAAAAGGGTAGTTTCGTTTTTGATGAAATGATGCCTCAATCTCCTTTAACCCTTCATCGGGCAAATATTCATCAAGATATGTCGCCCATGATAGTAGATGGTTATGCCACAGAGAATGTCGATTTTACCCCTTTTAATACTTTACAGCTTATGGGCGATCGCTTCTTATCCACCATCAAAACCAACCATCAACCGACAATATCTACGGGGGAATTTGCCACCGAATTAATCCAAATCCTCGAAGCCATGGATATATCCTTAGAAAATAATAGTGCCATGGTTTCCGTTAACTACGGATAG
- the frr gene encoding ribosome recycling factor, which yields MTLIDDLKANMQKSVERTQQDFNTIRTGRANASLLDKIMVDYYGADTPLKTIAGISTPDATTILIQPFDRGSMSQIEKAISLSDIGLTPNNDGQVIRLNIPPLTAERRQEFVKLAGKYAEDGKVSVRNHRRDAIDKVRKQEKNSDISEDESRDLQDEIQKVTDMFTAKIDELLAVKEKELTSI from the coding sequence ATGACATTAATTGATGATCTAAAAGCTAATATGCAAAAAAGTGTCGAAAGGACACAACAAGACTTTAACACCATTCGTACAGGTAGGGCTAACGCCAGTTTGCTCGATAAAATTATGGTGGATTACTATGGTGCTGATACCCCTTTGAAAACCATTGCAGGTATTAGCACCCCTGATGCTACTACTATTTTAATTCAACCTTTTGACCGTGGAAGTATGAGTCAAATCGAAAAAGCCATTTCCCTCTCGGACATCGGTTTAACCCCTAATAATGATGGACAAGTTATCCGTCTTAATATCCCCCCCCTCACCGCTGAACGTCGCCAAGAGTTTGTTAAACTGGCGGGTAAGTATGCGGAAGATGGTAAGGTTTCGGTGCGTAATCACCGTCGGGATGCCATTGATAAGGTGAGAAAGCAGGAAAAAAATAGTGATATTTCTGAGGATGAATCCCGTGATTTACAGGATGAAATTCAAAAGGTGACTGATATGTTTACCGCTAAAATTGATGAGCTTTTAGCCGTCAAAGAGAAGGAATTAACTAGCATTTAA
- the pyrH gene encoding UMP kinase, with the protein MIYQRVLLKLSGEALMGNLGYGIDPKVVADIAQDIAQVVRENVEVAIVVGGGNIFRGVKASAAGMDRATADYVGMIATVMNAMTLQDALERIDIPTRVQTAIAMQEVAEPYIRRRAIRHLEVGRVVIFGAGSGNPFFTTDTTAALRAAEIDAQVIFKATKVDGVYDSDPVTNPNARLYKSLNYNHVLTEDLRVMDGTAIALCKENNIPIVVFNLAERGNIIRAIKGEPIGTIIGGSYDIN; encoded by the coding sequence ATGATTTACCAACGAGTTTTACTGAAGTTAAGCGGTGAAGCATTAATGGGTAATTTGGGTTATGGAATCGATCCTAAAGTAGTTGCCGATATTGCCCAAGACATTGCACAGGTTGTACGAGAAAACGTGGAAGTCGCTATTGTCGTTGGTGGAGGTAATATTTTTAGGGGTGTGAAAGCATCAGCGGCAGGAATGGATAGGGCTACCGCTGATTATGTGGGTATGATTGCCACCGTAATGAATGCTATGACATTGCAAGATGCTTTGGAAAGAATTGATATTCCCACTAGAGTTCAAACTGCGATCGCCATGCAGGAAGTCGCCGAGCCTTATATTCGCAGACGTGCCATTCGTCACCTAGAAGTAGGGAGAGTCGTTATATTCGGTGCAGGTTCTGGAAATCCCTTTTTTACCACTGATACCACGGCAGCGTTACGGGCGGCTGAGATTGATGCCCAAGTAATTTTTAAAGCTACTAAGGTTGATGGTGTTTATGATAGCGATCCGGTTACTAATCCTAATGCTCGTCTTTACAAAAGTTTAAACTACAATCATGTTTTAACTGAAGATTTAAGGGTAATGGATGGCACTGCGATCGCCCTTTGTAAAGAAAATAATATCCCCATTGTGGTATTCAACCTTGCCGAACGTGGTAATATCATTCGAGCTATAAAAGGTGAACCCATAGGTACAATTATAGGAGGTTCTTATGACATTAATTGA
- a CDS encoding M16 family metallopeptidase — protein sequence MSLTAVKPTLNSLPTITTLSNGLTIIAEQMPVDAVNFNVWFNVGSAVESNQINGMAHFLEHMIFKGSQKLVCGEFEQIVEARGAVTNAATSQEYTHFYVTSSPQDFAHLAPLQLDLVLNSSLPESEFIREKLVVLEEIRRAKDNPRRLAFEKAMKICFPSLPYSRPILGTEEIIEPLTRQQMYDFHRYWYQPPSMTVNAVGNLPVEDLTAIVADVMGDLRREGQQTFKPQIMAELPFNVIVREDYTDSALQQSRMIMMWRVPGLISFHDTLALDVLAMILGQGKLSRLFRSLREEQRLVKGIGASNMNHQVQGVFYIASQLDKGNLGKVEQEVINHIKDIQDNGVSEAELNRVCNLVANQFIFHSEKPSDRANLYGYYYSQLGSLDLAFSYTDNLRSLTVDDIQQAARKYLHVDAYGVVRAMND from the coding sequence ATGAGCCTAACCGCAGTTAAACCAACCCTTAATAGCCTACCCACCATTACAACGTTATCCAATGGGTTAACTATTATCGCCGAACAAATGCCCGTAGATGCTGTTAATTTTAATGTCTGGTTTAATGTGGGTTCAGCGGTAGAAAGTAATCAAATTAATGGTATGGCTCACTTTTTAGAACATATGATCTTTAAAGGAAGTCAAAAGTTAGTGTGTGGAGAGTTTGAACAAATTGTTGAGGCTAGGGGCGCTGTGACAAATGCGGCCACGAGTCAAGAATATACTCATTTTTATGTTACTTCTTCTCCCCAAGATTTTGCCCATTTAGCACCTCTACAGTTAGATTTGGTGTTAAATTCTAGTTTACCTGAGTCTGAGTTTATCCGAGAAAAATTGGTGGTTTTGGAAGAAATTCGCCGTGCAAAAGATAATCCCCGTCGTTTGGCTTTTGAGAAAGCGATGAAGATTTGTTTTCCTAGTTTGCCCTATTCTCGCCCCATCCTAGGCACGGAAGAAATTATTGAGCCTTTAACCAGGCAACAAATGTATGATTTCCACCGTTATTGGTATCAGCCCCCATCCATGACGGTTAATGCGGTGGGTAATTTACCAGTGGAAGATTTAACGGCTATTGTGGCGGATGTGATGGGGGATTTAAGGAGAGAAGGACAACAGACTTTTAAACCCCAAATTATGGCGGAATTACCTTTTAATGTCATTGTTAGGGAAGATTATACGGATTCTGCTCTACAACAGTCGAGAATGATTATGATGTGGCGTGTGCCGGGGTTAATAAGTTTTCATGATACCCTTGCTTTAGATGTTTTGGCGATGATTTTGGGGCAGGGTAAGTTATCCCGTCTATTCCGCTCTTTACGGGAGGAGCAAAGGTTGGTTAAGGGTATTGGGGCTAGTAATATGAATCATCAGGTACAGGGGGTTTTTTATATTGCGAGTCAGTTGGATAAGGGTAATCTGGGTAAGGTGGAACAAGAAGTTATTAATCATATTAAGGATATTCAAGATAATGGAGTTTCTGAGGCTGAGTTAAATAGGGTTTGTAATTTAGTGGCTAATCAGTTTATTTTTCATAGTGAGAAGCCGAGCGATCGTGCTAATCTTTATGGTTATTATTATTCTCAGTTGGGTAGTTTAGATTTAGCTTTTAGTTATACTGACAATTTACGCTCTTTGACGGTGGATGATATTCAACAGGCCGCCAGAAAATATCTCCATGTTGATGCTTATGGCGTTGTTAGGGCAATGAATGATTAG